Within the Setaria viridis chromosome 3, Setaria_viridis_v4.0, whole genome shotgun sequence genome, the region ttagcatttctatattaacaatagCATCAAtaggtaatttaaaatcatatattagtttacttttggacatttttgtatgatgcacatgaatgtaattagattaagatttagatatttactttaggttattttaaaTAACGACACACATGGGTAATTGAGATACAAATTTATAAtggtattttaagttatgctttataatgatatgtatgagtaaattaaatgaagattacaaggttactttagattttttttataaaggcaGAGAGCTCGATAATTTAGACATAGGTTTaggatttattttagaatatttttataatgataaaGTGGGtaacttttagaaaatataatagatcaatgactatgattattagagtttataggattgatgtttgatgtttttgatttttgtaagaatttctaggatttgtgTTTTTTAAGAGTGTCTTGTGAGAATTAATGCGGAGTCtcgaatggaaaaaaaaatgagaccacattgctacaaaactattacctaaAGCTACCTCTcctttgttaaatattcgaacacaatacttatatagatatatataattattatcttcatccgattgtgatagattttagttggTATTACTCTATAACATttccatccacatttataatctctAAATTTTTACTTTGCATCACAAATATGCGCTTAAATTTGTTTAATAGACCCTAAATTTGAgctacaattttaacatagaaatctatattctcatcacttccttaattattatatcataccttaattattataaaTGGTAACACATACATCATGCGTATAAACCTTAATTATCATACACTagtagtgtaagaaatagacgatttagaatcatatattggtgtatatttttaattaagatgatttggattcaaatttagggttacttcaaattattttttagtaatggcatatgtgggtaatatagatgcaaatttaaggggttattttaagttattttttaagcaTTATTGGTAAGAAATTTAGTTGTAAATTTAGGGTgttatttttaattattttataatggcataagtgggtcaTTTTGataaagattagggggttattttagttcattttatataatggtaaaggtgggtaatttagatataaatttagggggttactttagactattttcataatggcgtaggtgggtaattttttagaaaacataatagatccaatgaccatgatgatttgagtctaccaactgatggctagatgttttggtttttttttgagaatttctaagaTTTCTCTATTTTGTTAAAGTGTCCACCTAAGATTCTACGTGGCTTCActtggaggcttcaaaaggagcctccaattagtatatattttaataaatttatacTTAAAGAAAGGTGGCGGCCTCTTGGTATCTTATGAGAACATTAAAAAATGCTCCTGTTAAAATAATATAAGCATTTAGATGGAACATATATCATAGTAAGAGGAGACGGTAACACGTATATTGGACCTTGGTGAATTTATATTGTTTTTTTGAACTTGCCTGGGCAAATATTTCActaagaagaaacaaaaaatttgCACAAAGTTCCATCTGACCTCTTACCTAAACAGGAAGGGAAACTTacgaagaaaggaaaaagaaaaaaaacgacCTACCACTAATGATAGAATAAAACTACTCATAAGAACTAAAAACGACAACCCTATCATCCCACTTGCGATCCAGCATCCTCCTTCTGCAATGATATTGTTCAGCACCATTGTCAGCGATGACGCCTTCCCCTTGAAAACTGTGTGGTTCCGTTCAAACCAAAATTTCTAGATCGTGAGCATGATTAAGGAGTCAAAACATTTTCATATCGTTTTATCAATCCTCTTAGCACAACCCAGGAGTGAGCAGTGGCGGACTGAGAGGATTAATAGAGCCCAGGCAAAACGCAAGACAGATCACATCTCTGGTAGAtcacagaggaagaagatttcACAGCTAACCTCTTGCGATTATGGCACAGGAGCCCGGGCAGGCGCCCAGGGTCGCCCTGGGTCAGCCCCTGGGACTGGGAGTGAGGGCTTGGTTTCCGGAGATGCTAAAGACCCACCTTAACAAAAGCTGGTTTACCGTTTCTAGTTCCTGTGCACACGGAGCACAATTACCGTAGTTTGGAACGGTCCGATGTCCAACAACGTTTGTAGACTGCCAAGCAGAAAAAGAATTTGCAGAACATAAACATATTGTCCACTTGACCATACAAGACAATCAAGGTTAGCgaacataaatatatatatagctaTTGATTAATTGACAGCTCTCCAATGAGTCTTATTCCACTCAAATAAGACTCATTGCAGCGGTAACAAACTATATAAGAGTACAAAGTTCATTACAAAACCCACACGATGCATCTAACGGAGAGCAGCTGTTGGATGATACGGAGGCCATCGCTTAATTAGCCAATGTAGTAGAGCGGGTCCGGCAGCTTGAAGGTGCGCGCCCCCTCCGGCGCTCCGAGGATGTCGCTCCACTGGTCGCCGATGTTGCCGACGATGACGTAGCCGGCGTCCTGGAGCTTCTGGCGCTCGCCGGACTTGAAGCCGATGGCGGTGCCATTGTACCCGACGGGCTTGAGCATGAGCTTCATCCAGCCGGAGTAGCCCTCGCGGCGGAGGTTGGCGGCGGTGATGGCCCTCTGGTCCTCGGTGCGGCCGGTCACGAACACCGGCTTGATGCCGAGCGAGATGAGCTTATTGTACAGCCGCTGCGTCTCCGGCAGCACCGGCGCGCTCCCCTCCATGACGTACTCGTTGAAGCTCGTCGCGTTGTACGGCTTCGTGCTGGGTTAGCATGGAAAAAGAAGACAATTCGTGGCAAGGTTAAATTAACATCCTATTTGAGGCATAATCAGCAAATTGATCATTACTTGGGTATTCTACAAATCACACGCTGGTTTACACATGTActctactctttttttttttacgaacTAGGCTAGCAAGAGAGctaccgattatattaaaaaaaagatgaagtccagcaaataaaaaaacaacaacacaaATACTAGCAGGGTTGTATTGGATCATTAACACATACCGCACCACACCATCGCACTCAACTCAACAACACatcggccggttggattgggacatcaacacgtaCCGAGCTCAACTCATCTTAAACATACTCTGCCCtgtcggattgggacatcgacatgAGCCACATAACTGCCTTCACTTTGGGTAGCCCCTTAACACTCGTTGTCATGGTAACGGCCCTACCACCACCATCGGTCCACCAACACCCCCCAAACGAGCAGCGTCGACCACCCAACGAAGCCAAGAACCTACAAGGTCACCACTTGCACCGTCATAACTGACGATGTTTCACACCGAGCCAACTGCTGCCATGCAGGATTGGTCGCCACAAACCACTGCGAAGTCATGTAGCCATCGCACCATTGTAGCCGCTTGCGCCGTCTCTCGACATTGTTCTGCACCGGGCTAACCTTGCCAAGAAATATTAGCGGCCGCAGCCCGCTGCAAACCGCAAAACTGATTCACGAGTAGCCACCTTTGACTGCCACCAGGCCACCCACACCACCGCCAACCAACCAAAGCCCACTCCAAAAAAGCAGACACTAGCCGCCACCACCGAGAGATCCTCCGAAGCGATGTCTCCAACGAAAGAAACGACGTCCTTAGGCGTCGTCATTGCTGCTCCGACGGGAGCACAACTTTCACCATGAGGACATCCCATCGAGGGAGAGAGTAGGCATCATgccgacgcctccaaggaggagtATGGCGCCCAAAGATGTCACCGCCGCAAGACTTTTGCCCGCTGCCACACTAACTCAAGCCAGCAATGAAGCAACCTGGAGAAGAGAGGGGGCCCATCGCAATCAATCACACCCCCATGGCATCGCTGGTAGCAGCAGTGCAGGACACTGGCGGCCACACCACCACGGCGCAACCGAGAGCTTTGTAGGCATATTCTCTCCACACCTTCGCTCCTCTGCAGCACAGCAGCCGCCCGTCGCTTGAATCAAACCGCaaggccaccacctcctccctccacaTCGGGCCGCCGCCATGAGCAGCTCCTCACCCCACGCGACCTTGCTGCCCCACGGGGTCGCCTCCATAGCCGCCCTTGCCTTGTGCCTACCGTCGCCAATGCATGGCTTCCTCGCGCCGCGTGGGCCGGCACCTCGCGACCTCATCTCCCCACCCCGCGCTGGCCGCCGTGACACGCGGCCTCATCTCCCTCGCGCCGTAaggcctcctccacgccgcagACCAGTCCACCATCCGGCCACCGTTGCCCACACGCCGCGCCTCCGCATGCCTCCTCCACTgcgcccgcacgccgccgcgccccagATCCAGCGCGCGGCCCATcttccgccaccaccgcctacTCCTGTGGCCTTCTCGCCCACGCGCATCGCCGCCACGTCTACGCCACCGCGCTGTCGTCGCGGCTGAGATTCGGCCGGGTCTCACCCCGAGCCGCCAAAGCAGCCCCGCCGCGACCATCCTAGCCCTCATGCGGGCTTCTGGTGCCGGGCTCCAGCGGCAGCGAGATGGGAGCTGGGGATTGGGGTGGTGGCGGCTAGAGTTTGGGAGGTGCCGCCGGGGTGAGAGCAACGCGGGGCCGAAAGGAGTTGCGATTATGGACAATTAGCGTTCCTCAGTACGTACTCTACTTTCCGTACGTACTCTACTTTCATGACAAActggtgtgtgtgtgtcatTTGCAAAAATGGAGTGTGTCCAGTTTCTCCGTACGTGTGTCCAGTTCTAAAACAACTCTATTACAAAAATGGAGCACACACGCACGTGAACAGTAGGCGATCTTTTGGATATGACATTTGCGAAAACGATAAAATTTTGCAGCCACCAAGAATTGGCCAAAGGCCAAAGCGGACCACGCTGGTCCTACTAGATATGGCCTGCATAATCTCTTCGACGACGTCGCCATACGGCAATAGTTTTGCTCGGACACATAAAAGAGTCCAACAGGATCTGTGTGACTGTGTCCCTTTCCTATCTTGAGATATAGAGAAAGAGAAGGACGAAGAGAGAATAAAGGAGAGCTGTACACATTTTTAAATCCTTCTTAATCCTATCTCTTGagatatagagaaaaatattatgGCATCAGCTAGAGCTTACCAGTGTTTTAAATAGCGGGATATATAGCGGCTCCCAAgagctgctggcctgctgctatAACCGCTACAACAAAAGTATCATGCTATAGCGGGATATCGTGCCGCTTTTAGTGGCTGAAACCCTATAATATGCTATTTAGAACACTGAGTTTTTAGTGGCTCAAATCCTATAATTCGAGATTCAGTACATGTGCCAGAGCATACACGTACCAGACAAAACATACACATACTCCTACTCCGTACGTGCGTTGAATCGCGAAACAACGTTACGTACCCGAAGCCATCCGTGGCGTAGTAGGGGAGGTTGGAGAGCGTGGTCTCGTCGGTGTCGAACACCCACACCTCCTTGCCCTTGCCGCCGAGCTTGAGCCCCTCGGCGTACGCGACGgcctcgtcgacgacgacgccggagTCCTGGCGGTAGTGCCCGCCGAGCATGTAGTGGCCGACGTAGCCCTCGCAGTCGACCGGCACCGTCCGCCAGTCGCGCTTGTTGTACGCCTCCACGGCCAGCCGCCAGCTGTCGCacggcacgccgccgcgccggccgaggTCCCCGGCGGAGCCCACCATCGGGCGCAGCGCGTGGATCACCGGCGCCGCCACGTCTGCCTCCTTCTGGCGCTCATCCGCGGCCGCCTGGACGGCCGCCCATGCGCTGCAGGAGCTGCCGGCCACGAGGGCCACGAGGAGGACGAGcctggccgtcgccgtcgccatggccACTCTGCTAGTGCTAGCCGAGACTATGGACAGTGTGCTGTTTTGCTTGAAACGAGCACCTGCCCGTCGATGCGTGTGAGGTTTAATAGAAGGTGCTTGCCTGCGCAATGGATCTAGCGAGGCTCACATTGTCACCTGGTCATCAGCACGTACGTGAATCGCATTGGTTGCTTTCTAAATTTTTGTTGTTTTCTAAACTTTCTCACGGTAACTTTATAATTCCTTAATATGtccatagaaaaaaaatgttacgAGTTGTATGACaacaaaaatttgaaaaatagtTGTGGAGTTGTCACGTAGTTCGAACGGACAATTGTTTCGCAATCCAGCACCGACGTGGCGACGTCCTGACCTTACGATGATAACGATCGCTTGTGTCCTTCACATTGGGCTCTGCTTGATGGCCGTGTAAGCTTcttgcccaaaaaaaaaaagatcgtgTAAGCTTCTTGGAGGACAAAAAAAAGTACTTCTGTTGTGGTTGGACGCCATGAATATTGCGCACGTGTCAAACTATATTCTAGAGGTAAACTTCATGAACCATTCGCAAGAGGTACTTTTGTTGTGGTTGGACGCCATGAAACACAAAAGGTGCTGGTGCAATTGCCATCTGCTGACatagttttcttttttattagCATTATAGTTTTCTTATGCTTTGTCAAACTTTTGGTTCAATTTTGTTCATATTTGGATCAAAATACGAATTCTTTGACCGGTCAACACAACTGAATTCTGGTCTGAATTTCATAAAATTCGATAGGCTCTGAAATTTGAGTAAAGTACGTGgtcggtccttaaacttgtctgATCCTTAAACTTGTCTGGCTATGTCACTTAGGTCTCCATAcactcaaaatgcatatctggcTCCCGAAACTTGGGTTCAGGTATCATTTAGGTCCATGTACTCTCAGTATGCACATCTAGCCCTCTAACCTTGGTTTCGGATGTTATCTAGATCCATATACTCTCCAAAAGCATTGTCATCTCAACTAAATTGATAAAAACTTGTTTTTACACATATATCATTTAACTATAGTCGAATAAAGTGAATTTCGACTCGGCCTGTCTAGAGAATACTGATGAGCTGAATCCGGAAAGATTGAAGATCTTTTACTTTGGAGGCAATATCTTAACTTACTAGGTGCGCATGATTGGCGTGCTCTATTATTCTTGGAAgattattcaaatttgaatatgcATTTACTAAACTAAAATCAGGGATTTATAAGATAAATTACTGGACAAATATTGGGAGAAGTTGAAGGGGCAATAAAACAAGTCAGGAAATGTACCACTGAAAGTATTAGCTTGCTTGAATGCATAAAATTTGATCTTATGATGTTTTATTAGTGGGATGACACTGCATTCCATGAGTTAAGGGACCTGTATGATACCCGAAGTCAAGTTTAAGGAGTGAGatttgcattttgagagtataggGACCTAAATGACATCCGAGCGGAGGTAGGTATGCATTTTGAGAATACGGGGACCTAAGTGACGTATACGGACAAGTTTATGAAACGACCTACTCCTGAAATTTTGAAGTTTTTGAATCCTATAGCCTTATTGCTGGTTTTTTTTGAGAGGGTACAACAAAA harbors:
- the LOC117850042 gene encoding stem 28 kDa glycoprotein; amino-acid sequence: MATATARLVLLVALVAGSSCSAWAAVQAAADERQKEADVAAPVIHALRPMVGSAGDLGRRGGVPCDSWRLAVEAYNKRDWRTVPVDCEGYVGHYMLGGHYRQDSGVVVDEAVAYAEGLKLGGKGKEVWVFDTDETTLSNLPYYATDGFGTKPYNATSFNEYVMEGSAPVLPETQRLYNKLISLGIKPVFVTGRTEDQRAITAANLRREGYSGWMKLMLKPVGYNGTAIGFKSGERQKLQDAGYVIVGNIGDQWSDILGAPEGARTFKLPDPLYYIG